A window of the Paraburkholderia sp. ZP32-5 genome harbors these coding sequences:
- a CDS encoding SDR family NAD(P)-dependent oxidoreductase: MNTSDTTLAGQHAVVTGGGSGIGAAIAQALLRAGARVTLMGRNAQRLEAQREQCAALGDVTCISVDVTQEDSVARAFSEAGAVDILVNNAGQAQAAPFSHTDMALWQRMLDVNLTGVFLGTRAVLPGMLERGHGRIVNVASTAGQIGYAYVAAYCAAKHGVIGLTRSLALETATKGITVNAVCPGYTETELLHASLEQITSKTSRTEEQARETLLRSNPQRRFVSPEQVANAVLWLCRPGSDAITGQSISISGGEVM, translated from the coding sequence GTGAATACGTCAGACACCACTCTCGCCGGGCAGCACGCAGTCGTTACCGGCGGCGGCAGCGGCATCGGGGCGGCGATCGCGCAAGCACTGCTGCGCGCGGGCGCGCGCGTCACGCTGATGGGCCGCAACGCGCAGCGCCTCGAAGCGCAGCGCGAACAATGCGCGGCGCTCGGCGACGTTACATGCATCAGCGTGGACGTCACACAGGAAGATTCAGTTGCGCGCGCATTCAGCGAAGCAGGCGCGGTCGATATCCTCGTCAATAATGCGGGCCAAGCTCAAGCCGCGCCGTTTTCTCATACCGACATGGCGCTATGGCAGCGCATGCTCGATGTGAACCTCACTGGCGTGTTTCTCGGCACGCGCGCGGTGCTGCCCGGCATGCTCGAACGCGGCCATGGGCGCATCGTCAACGTCGCGAGCACGGCGGGGCAGATCGGCTATGCGTACGTCGCTGCGTACTGCGCGGCGAAGCACGGCGTGATCGGGCTCACCCGTTCGCTCGCGCTCGAAACGGCGACCAAAGGCATCACCGTCAACGCGGTGTGCCCCGGCTACACCGAAACCGAGCTGCTGCACGCATCGCTCGAACAGATCACCAGCAAGACGTCGCGCACCGAGGAACAGGCGCGCGAAACTTTGCTGCGTTCGAACCCGCAGCGCCGCTTCGTGAGCCCGGAGCAGGTCGCGAACGCAGTGCTCTGGCTATGCCGCCCCGGCTCGGATGCGATCACGGGGCAATCCATTTCCATCTCGGGCGGAGAAGTAATGTGA